TCCGGACACGGCCAGAACACCCCGTCCTCCGCCACGATCCGGGCGTAGCTGATCCCCGCGTAGTCCGCCGGTCCGCCCGCCGACGCCCGCCGCAGCTCGTCGAAGACCTCCTCCGGGTCGGCCGGGAAGCCCTTGCCGTGCCCCAGCAGACCGGCCAGCGCGTGCAGCACCTCCAGGTCGCTGCGGACCCCCGGCGGCGGGGTGAGCGCCTGCCGCCGCAGCAGCACCCGCCCCTCCAGACTGGTCATGGTGCCGGTCTCCTCCGCCCACTGCGTCACCGGCAGCACCACATCGGCCAGTGCCGCGGTCTCCGACAGCACCACGTCGGCCACCACCAGGAAGTCCAGCGACCGCAGCCGCTCCTCGATGTGCCCGGCGCGCGGCGCCGACACCACCGGGTTGGACCCCATCACCAGCAGCGACCTGACGTCCCGCCCTAGGGCGTCCAGCAGTTCGTACGCGCTGCGCCCCGGACCCGGCAGGGAGCCGGGGTCCACCCCCCAGACTTCCGCGACGTGGCGGCGCGCCTCCGGGTCGGTGAGCTTGCGGTACCCGGGCAGCTGGTCGGCCTTCTGCCCGTGCTCCCGGCCGCCCTGGCCGTTGCCCTGCCCGGTCAGGCAGCCGTAACCGGACAGCGGGCGCCCGGCCCGGCCGGTGGCCAGGCAGAAGTTGATCCACGCGCCGACCGTGTCCGTGCCCTTGGCCTGCTGCTCGGGCCCGCGCGCGGTCAGCACCATCCCCTCCCCGGCGCCGCAGAACATCTCCACGGCCTCGCGCAGCAGGGGAACCGGCACCCCGGTCAGCCGTTCCACCAGCTCCGGCCAGTGCGCCATCGCCCCGGCCCTGGCCCCGTCCCAGCCGCTCGTACGCGTCCGGACGAACTCCTCGTCCACCCGCCCCTCCGCCACGACCAGGTGCAGCATCCCGAGCGCCAGGGCGAGATCGGTGCCCGGCCGGGGCGCCAGATGCAGGTCGGCCTGCTCGGCCGTCCTGGTACGGCGCGGGTCGATGACGATCAGCCGGCCGCCGTTCTCCCTCAGCTCCGTCAGGTAGCGCAGCGCGGGCGGCATCGTCTCCGCGAGGTTCGAACCCACCAGGATCACGCACCCGGTACGGGAGACGTCCTCCAGCGGGAAGGGGAGCCCCCGGTCCAGCCCGAAGGCCCGCTGGTGCGCGGCCGCCGCCGACGACATGCAGAAGCGGCCGTTGTAGTCGATCTGCGAGGTGCCGAGCACCACCCGGGCGAACTTCCCGAGCGTGTACGCCTTCTCGTTGGTGAGCCCGCCCCCGCCGAACACCCCCACGGCGTCCGCGCCGTGCTCCGCCCGGGTCCCGCCCAGCCGGCCGGCGACCAGGGCGAGGGCCTCGTCCCAGCCGGCCGGTTCCAGCTTCCCGGTGACCGCGTCGCGTACGAGCGGCTCCGTCAGCCGCGCCCCGGCGGCGAGCACGGCGGGAGCCGTGCGTCCCTTGCCGCACAAGGCGCCCCGGTTGACGGGGAAATCGGTGCGCTCCACGACCTCGGCCACCGCCGCGCCGGCGGCCGGGCGCAGCTTCATCCCGCACTGGAGCGCGCAGTACGGGCAGTGGGTGGGCGTCTCGGTGCTGGCCATGACCCCAGGGTGCGAGCACGGTATTACGGCAGCCGGTGCCCCCGGTTACGCCCCCGGTACACGCGCCTCAGCCCGCGTCCGGAGCGGCGGTGAGGTCCGCCGCGAGCGCCTCGGCCACCCCGGGCTCCCGGGGCCCCAGGAAGTGCGGATCGGGCTCGAACACGGCGTTCAGGAGGGCCTTGCCCGCCGCGAGCACCTCCCGCGCACCGCCGTAGTACCAGGTCGCGTCGTGCACGTCGTCCACCCCGACCCCGTACGCGTCGATCCCGGCGGTCCGGCACAGGGCGACGGCCCGGCGTATGTGGAAGCCCTGGCTGACCAGGACGGCCCGGT
This DNA window, taken from Streptomyces nitrosporeus, encodes the following:
- a CDS encoding molybdopterin oxidoreductase family protein; amino-acid sequence: MASTETPTHCPYCALQCGMKLRPAAGAAVAEVVERTDFPVNRGALCGKGRTAPAVLAAGARLTEPLVRDAVTGKLEPAGWDEALALVAGRLGGTRAEHGADAVGVFGGGGLTNEKAYTLGKFARVVLGTSQIDYNGRFCMSSAAAAHQRAFGLDRGLPFPLEDVSRTGCVILVGSNLAETMPPALRYLTELRENGGRLIVIDPRRTRTAEQADLHLAPRPGTDLALALGMLHLVVAEGRVDEEFVRTRTSGWDGARAGAMAHWPELVERLTGVPVPLLREAVEMFCGAGEGMVLTARGPEQQAKGTDTVGAWINFCLATGRAGRPLSGYGCLTGQGNGQGGREHGQKADQLPGYRKLTDPEARRHVAEVWGVDPGSLPGPGRSAYELLDALGRDVRSLLVMGSNPVVSAPRAGHIEERLRSLDFLVVADVVLSETAALADVVLPVTQWAEETGTMTSLEGRVLLRRQALTPPPGVRSDLEVLHALAGLLGHGKGFPADPEEVFDELRRASAGGPADYAGISYARIVAEDGVFWPCPDEDHAGTPRLFLERFATDDGLARFVPVTHRPAAEETDADYPVVLTTGRVVSHYQSGAQTRRVAELNAAAPGPFVELHPRLAERLGVSEGDPVAVTSRRGRAEAPARITTAIRQDTVFMPFHWPGEGRANTLTNPALDPVSRMPEYKVCAVRVEAAG